Proteins from one Candidatus Cloacimonadota bacterium genomic window:
- a CDS encoding site-specific DNA-methyltransferase: protein KNKFKNQKIFLKYDKIKYDDDNNLLCYVYLRNKTFINAHLIKTGLVTVDTSYDYKNLEKLKKMEL from the coding sequence GAAAAATAAATTTAAAAATCAAAAAATATTTCTTAAATATGATAAAATTAAATATGATGATGATAACAACTTACTGTGTTATGTTTACTTGAGAAACAAAACTTTTATCAATGCTCATCTTATAAAAACCGGTTTAGTAACTGTCGATACTTCTTATGATTATAAAAATTTGGAAAAATTAAAAAAAATGGAGTTATAA
- a CDS encoding MjaI family restriction endonuclease: MAKEWILNSAMNRFQLNFKRNVGAVSAEIRNCQPKSIEDWKEYYFDNVRPKQHIEDLGKKLYIKITEVISAEVEDITEEDCIDYMLHMVIDRTFDGFMTEIKTVYGQLQVDIPYKIEPAPDEWDRLFNVDFYIKINDAYIGLQIKPVSDVSQIPEIYKERKLQMKTHLEFTKKFGGKVFYIYSTKVGKKKEIQNKDVIEDILSEIKKLS, translated from the coding sequence ATAGCAAAAGAATGGATATTGAATAGTGCGATGAACAGATTTCAACTTAATTTTAAGAGGAATGTGGGAGCTGTATCAGCCGAAATTAGAAACTGTCAGCCTAAAAGTATTGAAGATTGGAAAGAGTATTATTTCGATAATGTAAGACCAAAACAACATATTGAAGATTTAGGGAAGAAATTATACATTAAAATAACAGAAGTAATATCTGCTGAAGTTGAAGATATAACTGAAGAAGATTGTATCGATTATATGTTACATATGGTGATCGATAGAACTTTTGACGGATTTATGACAGAAATCAAGACTGTTTATGGTCAATTACAAGTCGATATTCCTTATAAAATCGAGCCTGCTCCTGATGAATGGGATAGACTTTTCAATGTTGATTTTTACATTAAAATTAATGATGCTTATATTGGATTACAAATTAAACCTGTTAGTGATGTATCACAAATTCCTGAAATATATAAAGAACGAAAATTGCAAATGAAAACACACCTTGAATTCACAAAAAAATTCGGAGGTAAAGTGTTTTATATTTATTCAACCAAAGTTGGGAAAAAAAAGGAAATTCAGAACAAAGATGTTATTGAAGATATTCTATCTGAAATCAAAAAGCTTTCATAG